cctttatagtagaaaatgaaattgtgcttctgatgaaatgaggcaatgacactgtttttcatgtttgatactgtaaagctgcttgcttttaagcagtccattgaataaaatgccatataaataaacgtgacgtgacttTACTGGAATGCTAATTTGCAGAGCTTGTGCTAACATACCAAAGTtgttatgatcagatgcttttcttatgctttctataaaaatgattgctgttttctcatttttgttgtgtttattagAGGAAAGCGTGCATCATcatacatattcatctaaacgtcgctctcagcagtgtgggctgCGTCACAGGTTCgataacagtatatcgctgctcaagtatttataatgaaaaagaactttgttgtgagtatatcagggccttaagGTCTGTGTGGAGAATGTGAGTCGTGTCTTTAAAAAACAGAACGCTAGGAAAGCACCAGGCCCAGATGGTGTTTCACCTGCCTGTTTAAAAGTCTGCACTGACCAACTGTCCCCAATCTTCACACAGATCTTCAACTGATCACTGGAGTGGGATCACTGATCACTGGTGTGAAGTTCTGTGCTTCTTCAAATGCTCCACTATCATTCCGGTCCCCAAAAAAGCCTTGGTAAGTCCAAAGGATGTATTTTCCACATACTCACCTCCCCTTCAGGTAGGATGTGGTCTCCGTAGTGTTCCTTTCTCTGAAGAAGGTGAATATTTCCTAGTGTTAACAACCAGGTGAGCTTAGCTGTAATTAGATCTAAATTATCTTTTTCCATTGCAATGGTGAGTTTCCTTAAATAAAGAGAGACTCGAGACTTTCTGGGCGCTGGAAGGTTGAGAGGGGGTGAAGTGCACTTGTTATTTGGCATGCTAGGCTCAGACATGTTCACAAGTCCCTGCGgtcaagtccaagtcaagtctcaagtctttgatgtccaagtccaagtcaagtctcaagtcttgAGGGGTCCAAGTGAAGTCTCAAGTCAAGTCTATGTTctatttttatcaatatatttttttcagctagttgttattgtaattaacaatgtatttaaatatcaaaacagattacttttactttaaaattgtctaataaagcacacaaaatactaaaatcatttctatttctttcttactttatACAAAATTATACCATTAAGAACCACCACAAGGAAAAAAGTGCTGTGTATTTTGAGCTATATGAGCTACCATAGTTTGCTGTAGATCTCAAGCAATGCTGGAAAACGTAGTCTTCCAGTGAGTGCCGGCGGTAACAAAACCTAGGTATAGACAAGCGTTAcagtaaacaaaacaatgaatatTTCCATCTGTGTGTCTCGTTTGTGATAAGGCGATATAATAACGCATTGCGACTTAGCAAACCGATATGTGGAAATGAGTTGGATGGACAGGGTCATAAAATGCGTATGGAAGTGTTCGTCCAATCCAAATACAAATTAACATGGTAAATCTGGATATTatatgcagagagagagagagagacaaaattAGCAGTTTTTCTGGATTTActatttatatgtatgtgtttgagtaaaatgaacatttttgttttatgaacTACTGGCAACATTTCTTCTAAATTTCAAGCAAACACACTGTAATTTAGAGCATTtaaaatggggggggggggggggtgccATATTTATCAGActtaatgataaaataatgcaAGGAAAACaagtttacattcatttttaaacaacacaatattaatgttttaacttCAGAATAGTTAAGAAATCAAAATTTGGTGGAATAACCTGATTGCAAATCAGAGCTTTCATGCATCTTGACCTACTCTCTACCAGTCTTTCACATACATGCTAATTTTTGGTCCCTTAATTTTCTCCAGGGCTGTAGTTCTatatcagtggttcccaaccctgATCCTGGagtacccccaacactgcacattttggatgtctttcttatctgacacacccatcTGAGGTCTTGGAGTTAGGGGTTTAATCAGGTTGAACCAGGTGTTTGATTAGATAGAGATATATCTGTGCAGAGCTGGGCTACTCCAGGACCAGGATTGGGAACCACTCTTCTATATGACTGTCATTGTGTTTTTCATCTATGATAACACAGATGCCGCATCACTGATgaaagttattaaaaataaagcacataCTCAGGATACATATCCTCATATATTGAGGATTTGTGCTGTTTACTCAGTGTACTTAATGATCTAATGTAACACAattcatgaacattttgtcacagtgtgtgtgtaaagaAGTTTAGTTAATTGTTAAATTCTGACAATATCTGCATTTGAGATTTAAACAACAAACATAATTAAATGAGCTATATACTATTAAGGTACATGTTTTGAAAATTACAAAGATGAATCATACAATGATAATCATACATACTTTTATGAATGACAGCTTTACCagtttaattacaattaatgtTCTGTAAAAATATTGACCAGAGAAGATGCTGGCTGAAATATTTTCAGAGTTAGGATGTGTTTAACTGTCTTTTTAAACCAGggataaaataaagcatagacCAGAGGATTCAGACCTGAGTTAATATACACAACCCACATCAAAATATTTATGGTTGTTGAAGAGGTTACTGACATAGAACAGATATAGTATGGAATAAAGCAAAGCAGATAAACTGTCACAATGATTCCTAATGTCAGAGCAGCTTTGCTCTCAGATTTCCTCCTCACTGAACCTTCCATTACACATTTACCACCCTTCATCAGAGAGTTTATAACTTTCACTTGCTGATGTGCAACATAGAAAATCCTCAAATATAACGTTATGATCAGGGTACaaggaaaaataaaagatatgAACAGATCAGTGACTTTCCAGGCAAAACCCATCATAACAGAACACTCTCCATAGCACCTGTCTGTTCTGAGTGAAGTGTCAAAATATCCATTATTAATTACAAGGCTAGTGTTATAAGTCGAGAAGCAAACCAAGCTCAGACAGATGCTCACTAAAGTTTTAGTTGTGGTTATTTTCTGTGGGTACAGTAAAGGGTGACACACAGCCACATAACGATCAACagcaattaaaactaaattactgAGAGATGCTGAGAAGAGCAATCCAAGGATTATAAAATACAGTTTACAGAAAGTGTCTCCAAAGTACCAACACATCTCAATCAGCCTGGAGCCCTCTATGGGTATCACAATAAGTCCCATAAGCAGGTCGGAAACAGCCAGAGAGAGAATGATCAGGTTGGTTGGTGTGTGAAGCTTCTTGAAGTGAGAGATGGAGATGATCACCAGCAGGTTCAGAAACACAGTCCATGCTGACAGCAatgaaaaaaacacatacatgaTATTGTATTCATATCTGGAGCGTTTTCCCTTGATACATGATGAGTTGATGGCAGGAAAGCAGTATTGAGTCTCATGATCCTCTGTCTCATAGGCCATGAGTGAGTCTCCTCCTGTTAGGAGTTTGCTCTGCTCTcatttaaatttatacagtgtcTGTATCAGATGGACCAACTCATCTACCGCCCACTCTGATGTAACCTACAAATAaaagtgtatattttttaaatgtatttatatctatcttatttcttttcttgtaaacataaatactaaaaaattgCACTGAAATGTAATTCATTTCTTCAGTCCAGATTAGGATTCTCTGTAGTCCATACAACTCCTGCACTATAGTTCACGTCTTCTAAAGCACTATAATAGTTTTGCTTGATATGTCCAGATCAGACCAATCTGCAAACAAAACATTCATATCATTTCACTGAAAACCCCcgacttaaaacaatgattaatCATGAATGGGACATCTGTACTGCTCTCATGAAACTCACATAAAGCCATCATATAGCACAAagtggaccacttttatgatactgtTATGGTGCTttattctgctttttttttcttttttttttttttttttgtgtgattgCATGGAAAACACTTTCCTACTTCTACTTTGGAAGAATATGAGGgtgaaaaaagaaagatggaactttttttattttattttgagaaatattcctttaattgcACAACAGTAATCAAGCCAGATTATGACATGGGTGTCTTTTTTTCTGGTAAAAACTTCATAAGATTTAACAGATcctaacaaataaaatacactCCTGAATTAGTGATAATTTTGGTTACTGTCACACTTGATCTGCAGAAATGTCTGGCTATGGATATGTTGTCAGTTAAAATCTTAGAGCctggtcagtttttttttctttttttcagtatatttatattaaataggAAAATAATTCTCATTTAATGTAAATACAATGGCCTTTGCAAATGACATTGTGGGTGGGCCTTTCTCAAGGTAGTCACATGGGTTGATCTGTCATATACAGTGACATGcctttgttcagtttgtttacTTTTACTGATGAAATAAATGATGTGAAATCTCAGAGGCCCAATTATAATTGTTGTGATTTATTTTCTGCATGTATTATTGCTTAGGAGACGTATTCATTCATTAAGGGTGTGAAatactgtaaacacacacacacacacacacacacacacacacacacacacacacacacacacacacacacacacacacacacacacacacacacacacactgcagtgaTGCAATAGCTCCTCAGATGATCAAAATAAATGGTGACATATTCAGATGGTCATTATGAACAGGCCACAGCCAGTGTTGTCAAACTACAAACTACAAAAAGTTTTTTGGCCCTAAATTGAGCATGGCCTGTCAGGATTCATGTGCAGTGAAGGTCAAACCACCACTAAAAGAAGACAGTTTATaatcatatatactgtatgtacattagtttgtgctttattaaaaaGTACATCTAAAATAAATCCCCCCAGCCCACCCCCTACAAAAGTTATGAATAATCTGAGTTTGCTTCTTGGGGTTTAAGAATAacagttcatcaaaaaataacGGTTCATCAAAATGGGAAtcaattaaaatcgagaaattgaTATTTTCAACCTTACCCTATTTCAAGGGTTCATAAAAATTGTtagtacagtaaaaactgtttcACCTTTGGATTTCATTAGGGCCATATGTATATCCATTTAAATATCAGacttttgtgaaaattattttcGCAGACCAGTCAAACTCAGCATGTGCTATAGGGAATCTGTGTCACAGGTGCAGTTTTACTTGGTTcattataaaaatttatatCAGGATTTTAACCCGGCCCCCATGCATACTTTAAAATTACACCACTAGACTTAGAAAGAAGTGATAGAACTtctaagaataaataaataaataggtacGTGATGCCCCTGATCATCAGACCCCGCATTAAACCCATTTGTCGGATTTAACACACCCTCACAGGTAATGGAAAAATTCTGACTCGGCTCATTCAACTCTAACAGCATTTAATTCACGAAGCGCCATAGATACGGACGACCTTAtaaagcattgttttatttaaagggagGTTCACGTATCAATAAGTAACTAATGAATAAGCAGCTGAATTATCATTGTGGTAATTAGTTAAGTACACTTGTGCATGGGAGGAtttctgttgtgttgtggcttgattcTGGTGTGGCTTGATTCCACTGTGTTcttatgttttctttttaaatgtcattgtgTTGCGCACTATGGGGCCTCCATACAAAAGAAGAAAGGGCAAACACACACCAGACTGATGCAACATCTGCACAACAGCTGCCTTCTTCTACAGGgtcacttttttattatttaataacttAATACAGCAATCAATCCATTCACTAAACTATTCTTAAAGTCATATGTAAGTGTGTAAGCTGCCAAATCTAACTGGATTATTAAAGTAGTTTAATATAATCCTTGTTCGGATCATAAAAAATCATCCTGCATAAGGTGATGTTTAGTagttaattaatttattcacattaattcattcactcccattttcatgaaatattataaaaaatgacaTCAACTTACTTGAAAAGTTACATTatgatatttcatatttttattgttaggGTTCACTGTTAATTCTTTTGTGTGTAGCTGCAAGCTTTAAATGCAACTGGATGAATTTGAAGTTACTTATATTTAGTTTCAGGAGGCACATCTAAACCAGTATAATACATTTGACCCTTACACATAGTTCTATACCAGTGTCTCCCAACCCTGGCCCTGGAGTActcccaacactgcacattttggatgcaTCTCTTATGTGAGATCTTGGagtcattttgaatttttgagttttgaattgaatcaggtgtgtttgattagagaGACATCTGTGCAGAGCTGGGCtactccaggaacagggttgggaaccACTCTTCTATATGACTGTCCTCTTTTTGTCGTTGTGTTTTTCATCTATGATAACACAGATGCTGCATCACTGGTGAAAGTGATTAAGCATAAAGTACATACTATCTACCTTTTTGTTACCAGTACATAGAGGATTTATGCTGTTTGCTAGGTTTACTTAATGATCTAATATAACATTTTGTCACTTAAAATTTCAAAGATAAGTCACACAATGATAATCATATCTACATTAAAGAGTGACAGCTTTACCAGTTAAATTACAATTGATGTTCTGTAAAAATATTGACCAAAAAGGATGTTGGCTTAAATATTTTCAGAGTTAGGATGTGTTTAACTGTCTTTTTAAACCAGggataaaataaagcatagacCAGAGGATTCAGACCTGAGTTAATATACACAACCCACGTCAAAATATTTCTGGTTGTGGAAGAGGTTACTGATATAGAACAGATATAG
The DNA window shown above is from Ctenopharyngodon idella isolate HZGC_01 chromosome 10, HZGC01, whole genome shotgun sequence and carries:
- the LOC127521032 gene encoding trace amine-associated receptor 13c-like, whose product is MAYETEDHETQYCFPAINSSCIKGKRSRYEYNIMYVFFSLLSAWTVFLNLLVIISISHFKKLHTPTNLIILSLAVSDLLMGLIVIPIEGSRLIEMCWYFGDTFCKLYFIILGLLFSASLSNLVLIAVDRYVAVCHPLLYPQKITTTKTLVSICLSLVCFSTYNTSLVINNGYFDTSLRTDRCYGECSVMMGFAWKVTDLFISFIFPCTLIITLYLRIFYVAHQQVKVINSLMKGGKCVMEGSVRRKSESKAALTLGIIVTVYLLCFIPYYICSMSVTSSTTINILMWVVYINSGLNPLVYALFYPWFKKTVKHILTLKIFQPASSLVNIFTEH